Genomic window (Microbacterium oxydans):
ATTGGTTGCGTTTCGACGGGAAACTGAGCCATTTGCGCGATTCGAATGGACAGGTGCGCCCTCTAGGCTGTGCACATGGCACAACGTGACGACATCGAATGCTGGCTGACCGACATGGATGGCGTGCTCGTCCATGAGAACGACGCCATCCCCGGGGCGTCCGAGCTGCTCGCCGGTTGGGAGAGCGCGGGCATCCCCTACCTGGTGCTCACCAACAACTCGATCTTCACCGCGCGCGACCTGTCGGCACGCCTCCGCATCAGCGGACTGCACGTGCCCGAGGAGCGCATCTGGACCTCGGCCCTCGCGACCGCCGACTTCCTGAAGCAGCAGCTCCCCGGCGGCTCCGCGTTCGTGATCGGCGAGGCGGGCATCCTGACCGCCCTGCACGATGCCGGCTTCATCATGACCGAGACGAACCCCGACTTCGTGGTCGTCGGCGAGACGCGCAACTACTCGTTCGAAGCGATCACGAAGGCGATCCGCCTCATCATCGGCGGCGCGCGCTTCATCGTCACGAATCCGGATGCCACGGGCCCGAGCACCGACGGACCGCTGCCGGCCACCGGCGCGATCGCCGCGCTCATCACGAAGGCCACGGGCAAGGAGCCGTATGTCGTCGGCAAGCCGAACCCGATGATGTTCCGCTCGGCGCTCAACAAGATCGGCGCGCACTCGAAGCGCACCGGCATGATCGGCGACCGCATGGACACCGATGTCGTCGCCGGCATCGAGGCGGGCCTGCACACCGTGCTCGTGCTCACCGGGATCAGCGATCAGGCCGAGATCGAGAAGTACCCGTTCCGTCCCGACGAGATCGTGCAGTCCGTGGCCGATCTGCTGCCGCGCATCACCGAGACGATCACGACGGTCAAGACCAAGAAGTAGGCATGGGCGCGCTCGACGACGGCGAACGGATCACGGCAGCGGATGCCGCGGCCTGGCGCGCGTGGCTCGAGGAGAACCATGAGCGGGCCGCCGGCGTCTGGCTGCTGAGCGTGCGGGGCAGCGGCGCGGGCGGCGTCGGCTACGAGGATGCCGTGCGGCAGGCGCTGTGCTTCGGTTGGATCGACGGCCCCGTGCGCGTGTTCGGCGACGGATCGGACGACCGCGCCAACGGCCAGTGGTTCTCCCCTCGACGCCCCGGCAGCGGATGGGCGGCGACGAACAAGGCACGTATCGCGGAGCTCGAGGCCGCAGGGCTGCTCGCGCCGGCCGGCATCCGCGTGCTCGAGGTCGCGAAGGCGAACGGCTCCTGGGCCGTGCTCGACGGACCGGAGGCCGGGATCGAGCCGGACGAGTTCGCGGCAGCACTCGACGCCGTCCCGGCGGCGCGGGAGAACTGGGACGCGTTCCCGAAGTCGGTCAGGAAGTTCGGACTCACGCACATCGCGATGGCCAAGCGTCCGGAGACCCGGTCCGCCCGCATCGCGAAGATCGTCGCGGACGCCGCGAAGGGGAAACGCCCATGAACCAGAGTGACGTGCTCTTCCTCGTCGTCTTCCTGATCCTGCTCAGCTCGTTGACCATGTTCGTGGTGCAGTTCGTGCGCTCCCGTCGGCGCCGAGGTCCCGACGACGACGGTCGCGCCGGCTGGTGGGAAGGCCCCTGGGACGACGACGACCGCCGGCGCTGAGCCCGCCGACCCCGTGGCGGTCAGGCCTCCGTCAGCACCAGGGAGTCGATCGACGCGACCGGCTCGGGCATCTCCAGCGGTCCGACACCGGGAGTGATGGTGCCGAGGATCCGCGGTTCGCGCGCACCCGTGCCGCCGGGGACGATCGCCGGGACGCCGTGCAGCGTCGACCAGCCGATGAGCGCGAGGAGGATCGCCTCCTTGCTGTCGGCAGCGGCGCCCAGCTCGTCGGCCAGCACGACCTCGGTCGCGGGGAGGGCGGCGCGCAGTCCGTCGAGGATCAGCGGGTTGCGGCATCCGCCGCCCGACACGGCCAGGAACCCGATGCCCGCGGCCTCGACGTCGCGCGCGACCGTGCGGACCGTGAGCTCGGTGAGGGTGCGCACGACGTCGGCGACCGGGATCTCCCGGCCCTGCGCGGCGAGGTGCTCGTGCACGTAGCGGAGGTGGAAGTGCTCCTTGCCCGTGCTCTTGGGCGGAGTGAGGGCGTAGTACGGGTCCTCGAGCAGAGCCGTCAGCAGCGCCTCGTCGACCTGCCCGGTGCGGGCGATCGCGGCGTCGTCGTCGTAGCCGAGCGGGTTGAGGCCGTGCTCCACGATGACGGCATCCACCAGCGCGTTCGCCGGACCGATGTCGTAGGCGACGAGGCCGTCTTCGCGCACCACGGTCATGTTCGAGATGCCGCCGAGGTTGAGGGCGGCGGAGACGCCGGCGCGCGAGCGCAGCAGCAGCTCGTCGAGGAACGACACCAGCGGGGCGCCGTGTCCACCGGCCGTGATGTCGCGGATCCGGATGTCCGACACCACGGGGGCGCCGACCTTCTCGGCGATCCAGGCGGGCTGACCGATCTGCAGAGTGCCCAGCGCGTGCGCGCCGTCGACCCAGTGGTACACGGTCTGCCCGTGCGAGCACACCGCGTCGACCCCGCCGACCTCGGCGGCGATGTCCGCCGCGACCTCCGCGAACGCCTGCCCGATGAGAGTGTCGAGCTCGCACACCTCGGCGAGCGTCGTCTGTGCGGGCGGAAGGGCGGCGATCAGCCGCGCCCGCAGCTCGGGGGCGTAGGGCACGCTGGTGGCCGCGAGCACTGTGCCGTGCAGATCCACGCCGTGGGCGGTGAAGCCGCCGTTGGTCGCGAAGTCGACGACGGCCGCGTCGATGCCGTCGTGCGAGGTGCCGGAGATCAGTCCGAGGACACGCATCAGTTCTCCTCCAGTGCGGTGCGCAGTCGACCGTCGGCCGCGTCCAGTCGTGCGGTGGCCGCGGCGAGGTCCTCACCGCGGCGGATCATGATCGACGCGATCTTCACGTCGTAGGCGGCAGCCTCCAGTGCGGTCACGGCCGTGTCGCGGTCGACATCCGCGATGGTCTCCACCATCCGGATCGCCCGCTCGCGCAACTTGTGGTTGGTGGCCTTCACGTCGACCATCAGGTTGCCGTAGGCCTTGCCGTTCCGCACCATCGTGATGGTCGAGAACATGTTCAGCACCAGCTTCTGGGCGGTGCCGGACTTGAGCCGGGTCGAGCCGGAGAGCACCTCGGGGCCGACCTCGACCTCGATGCCGTGCTCGGCCGCTGCGCTGAGGGCGGTGCCGGCGTTGCACGACAGACCGATGCTGAGCGCTCCGAGCTCGCGGGCTCGGCGGACGGCGGCGATCACATAGGGCGTGCGCCCGCTCGACGCGATGCCGATCACGGTGTCGAGCGGTCCGATCCCCGCGGCGTCGATGGCCGCGGCACCCGC
Coding sequences:
- a CDS encoding HAD-IIA family hydrolase → MAQRDDIECWLTDMDGVLVHENDAIPGASELLAGWESAGIPYLVLTNNSIFTARDLSARLRISGLHVPEERIWTSALATADFLKQQLPGGSAFVIGEAGILTALHDAGFIMTETNPDFVVVGETRNYSFEAITKAIRLIIGGARFIVTNPDATGPSTDGPLPATGAIAALITKATGKEPYVVGKPNPMMFRSALNKIGAHSKRTGMIGDRMDTDVVAGIEAGLHTVLVLTGISDQAEIEKYPFRPDEIVQSVADLLPRITETITTVKTKK
- a CDS encoding YdeI/OmpD-associated family protein; this translates as MGALDDGERITAADAAAWRAWLEENHERAAGVWLLSVRGSGAGGVGYEDAVRQALCFGWIDGPVRVFGDGSDDRANGQWFSPRRPGSGWAATNKARIAELEAAGLLAPAGIRVLEVAKANGSWAVLDGPEAGIEPDEFAAALDAVPAARENWDAFPKSVRKFGLTHIAMAKRPETRSARIAKIVADAAKGKRP
- a CDS encoding anhydro-N-acetylmuramic acid kinase; translated protein: MRVLGLISGTSHDGIDAAVVDFATNGGFTAHGVDLHGTVLAATSVPYAPELRARLIAALPPAQTTLAEVCELDTLIGQAFAEVAADIAAEVGGVDAVCSHGQTVYHWVDGAHALGTLQIGQPAWIAEKVGAPVVSDIRIRDITAGGHGAPLVSFLDELLLRSRAGVSAALNLGGISNMTVVREDGLVAYDIGPANALVDAVIVEHGLNPLGYDDDAAIARTGQVDEALLTALLEDPYYALTPPKSTGKEHFHLRYVHEHLAAQGREIPVADVVRTLTELTVRTVARDVEAAGIGFLAVSGGGCRNPLILDGLRAALPATEVVLADELGAAADSKEAILLALIGWSTLHGVPAIVPGGTGAREPRILGTITPGVGPLEMPEPVASIDSLVLTEA
- the murQ gene encoding N-acetylmuramic acid 6-phosphate etherase, which translates into the protein MTMEDLGGLATEASDPRYAELDLMSVAELAQTMNEADARVPAAVQRALGQIVPAIEATAARMAQGGRLVYVGAGTPGRIGVLDASECPPTFSTPPELVFAIMAGGPGAIVNPVEGAEDDAEAGAAAIDAAGIGPLDTVIGIASSGRTPYVIAAVRRARELGALSIGLSCNAGTALSAAAEHGIEVEVGPEVLSGSTRLKSGTAQKLVLNMFSTITMVRNGKAYGNLMVDVKATNHKLRERAIRMVETIADVDRDTAVTALEAAAYDVKIASIMIRRGEDLAAATARLDAADGRLRTALEEN